TCTATGCAAAATTTATTACCGTTTCTAACCATTTTCCATACGAACTAGACAAACAAAATACAAGTTTTAAAGCAGCTAACACAGGTGATACTTCCGTTGATAATTATTTTGTAACTGCTCATTATTTAGATCAATCTGTTAAGGAATTCTTTGATTACTTGAAGAAGAGTGGTTTATATGATAATTCAATGATTATCATATATGGTGATCACTACGGAATATCTAACTCGCGTAATCTAAAACTTGCTTCATTACTTGGTAAGTCATCATCCACTTGGACTGACAATGATAATCTTCAAATGCAACGTGTTCCATTTATGATCCACATCCCTGGAATTCAAAATGGTGGAGTACAAACGCAATATGGTGGTGAAATTGATGTCTTACCAACATTGCTCCACTTACTTGGCATTAGTTCTAAAAGATATGTTCAATTTGGAACAGATCTTTTCTCCAGTGATCACGATCAGGTAGTAGCTTTTCGAAATGAAAACTTTACAACACCTAAGTATTCTGTAATCAATGGTGATATCTATGATAATAATACTGGACTTCAGATAACTCATCCTTCAAAGAGTCTTGCTGCTAAGATAAAGGCAGAAAGTACGAAGGTCAATACTGAACTAACTTTATCAGATACTTTGAACAATAAAAATCTTTTACGCTTCTATATTCCAAAAGGTTTTACACCTGTTAATCCCAAAAACTATAATTATAAGAATGGTTTTGGGCAAATTTCGGAAATTCAAAGAATCCTAGGTAAAAGCTCTACTAGTTTATGGAGTAAAAATGGCAACAAGACAACCATCTCCGATTATATTTCTGATGCTCCTGAACTTGAAACAACCGACGATAACGCAAAAAACGCTTCTAGTGCAGCAGCTTCTACTAAAGCTTCCTCTTCCATTAGTGAAAGTTCTAATTCATCAAGTAATTAACGTCAAATTAAACATCAAGTAAAGCAACGATTACTAGAATTGTAATATGCAGTAATCAGCTTATATACCACTCATATACTTATCTAGAGTAAAAAAATATAGGGTTAGGTTAAAAAATTAATTTTGACTCAACCCTATATTTTTTTGAACAAACATGTCTCTCCCATAAGTCAAAGCTCTTCACCTAATTCGAGTTGTTACCAAGAACCTTGACTCTCATGTCACATTTTCTTTTTTATTATTCATATCACAAAAACGACTATCTCTTATCAGGAAATATCAGAGTGAATGTAGTTCCTAAACCTAATTTGCTAGTTACTTCTACTTTACCTTTATGCAACTCCATCAATTGTTGAACAATGGAAAGTCCCAGACCAGATTCACCATACTTAGTGTTCTTTCGTGAAGGATCTGCTTTATAATATCTTTCCCAAATGTTTTTTAATTGTTCGTCTGACATTCCCATCCCATCATCTGAGATTCTAAAAATACTGCACCTGTGTCCACGCTCAGCTGAAATAGTGATTGTTCCATTCTCAGTAAACTGAATTGCATTCTGTGTGATATTGAAAATAATCTGTACAAATCTATCATAGTCAGCATAAACTTCTAATTTTTGAGGTCCATTAACTTCCAATTTATTACCAGAATTATCAGCTTTTTTACGCAATTGTTCTTGAACATTTCTCAATACATCCATTCCATTAAAACTTGATTGTCTCAAATCAATTTGTCCACTTCTGATTTTCTCATAATCAAGATTTTCATTAACAAGTCTAATCAACCGTTTTGTCTCATTACGCATCAATTTAATACTCTTGTCCTTGTCTTCTTCAGGAATTGCATCGTAGACTAATCCCTCTAAAAGACCATTAATAGTTGTCAATGGTGTTCTCATCTCATGTGCAGCATCTGCCATAAATTGTCGTCTTCTTTGTTCTTGCAGACGTATCTCTTCATTAGATTTTTTCAAGGAAACTGTCATTTTATTAAAGTCTTTTGCCAAATCATCAAGTTCATCTCGTCTATTATCAATTACCTTAACATCAAAGTTTCCATTTGCAACTGCCCTTGTTACTTTTCGTAATTTACTGATTCTCTTAGTTATATAATGAGCCAAGAAATAACTAATAAGCATGCCTAAAAGTGCGGAAATCAGCAATACATAAAAAAGATTCTTTTGAATTTTGGTAAAAGATTCTTGAATACTAGACACTTTAGCACCAACAGAAATAACAGCTACTAGTTTTCCTGAACTATCAAAACATGGTGCTAAAATATCAGTCATTCTTTGTTGATTTTGTACATTTTGTTTATCAGGTCCACGCCAACCCAAATCACTCTTTCTTCTTAAAATTTTACCTTTTTCTAATTTCTTCCAGTCTTTAGCCGAAATTGCAGATTTATATCCTTTTTTAGGATACAAGGTATCATTTCGACTAGTATAAATGGTAAAACGCACTTGTTGATTACTCAACAAAACTTCGCTAGTTCTCAATTTATCAACATTTAAAGTCAAAACTTGTTTACCTTTTCGTGTTTGAATCATCATTGATTGATTCTTCAAACTATAAGCATACCCCTCTAATTGTTGCCATGTATTTTCATAAATTACTTCGCGTGTTATATGAAAAAAAGAAAATCCCAAAATCAGTAGAAGGGTCATAATTAGTATAAAAAAGGCAAGCATTTGCTGATAAATTAACTTCATTATTCCTTCACCTCAAGGTCGTCAAATTTATATCCTACCCCCCAAACTGTCTGAATTACCTGTGGTCCTACCTTCTCAATTTTTTGTCGTAACTTTTTAATATGTGCATCAACTGTTCTTTCAT
Above is a window of Liquorilactobacillus hordei DSM 19519 DNA encoding:
- a CDS encoding sensor histidine kinase; the protein is MKLIYQQMLAFFILIMTLLLILGFSFFHITREVIYENTWQQLEGYAYSLKNQSMMIQTRKGKQVLTLNVDKLRTSEVLLSNQQVRFTIYTSRNDTLYPKKGYKSAISAKDWKKLEKGKILRRKSDLGWRGPDKQNVQNQQRMTDILAPCFDSSGKLVAVISVGAKVSSIQESFTKIQKNLFYVLLISALLGMLISYFLAHYITKRISKLRKVTRAVANGNFDVKVIDNRRDELDDLAKDFNKMTVSLKKSNEEIRLQEQRRRQFMADAAHEMRTPLTTINGLLEGLVYDAIPEEDKDKSIKLMRNETKRLIRLVNENLDYEKIRSGQIDLRQSSFNGMDVLRNVQEQLRKKADNSGNKLEVNGPQKLEVYADYDRFVQIIFNITQNAIQFTENGTITISAERGHRCSIFRISDDGMGMSDEQLKNIWERYYKADPSRKNTKYGESGLGLSIVQQLMELHKGKVEVTSKLGLGTTFTLIFPDKR